One Borrelia puertoricensis genomic window, TCATCGTCTTTAGTACCAAGCAACTTACCAATTGATTTTTTCTCTGTATCACCGGTCTTAGTAGCATTTGGATCACCTTCATCCTTCTTTAAAACTACCTCAACAATAGTCTTAATTCCTTTAACAAGGGCGTTTACGCTTGTAGCATTTGCGGGTTTAGCATCCTCATTTTGTTTAGCATTACCAATAGCATCACTACCAGTAGCCCCAGTAGCAGCGGTCTTAGGCCCCATCAGCGATCTTGTCTAATGTGTTAGTAATAAAGTTATCAACTACTTCCTTTATTTTTTGATAGTTACCATTCTTTTTAACTTCATCTTGTAACTTCTTTTTAACAGATGTCATAGTGTTTTCAATAGAAGTGAAATAGTTACCAATGTCAGATTTCTTAGTCTCAGCTTTAATACCAAAGGCCCCAGCAAGCATATCAGAAAGAGAAGTAAAAACATCTAAGAACCCTTTACCTAAATTAGCAATAGAGTTTAAGAAAGTGGTTTTAGGATCCTCAGCACTAGTAGTACCACTCCCACAGCTAAGAAGTAAAAATAAAGTCATTAATAACGCACATAAAGTAATTCTTTTCATTATCACGTGCCTCCTTTTTTAATAAGAGGGGGCAGCTAGATGGTTAACAACCCTTAAATAAGATAAAAACAAAAACTAAAAACATAGATACTTTAATATTGCAAAAACTAAATAAAATGAGGCAATCATCAATTGATAATTGCATTTAACAAAAAATTAAATTATTTTGATAATAAAGATAATTGATATGTAATCAAATAAAGAAAAGGTTCACTTAATTTAAATTTACTTATTCAACAATGAATAGACTATGGTCATTAATGTTAAAAATATTCCTATATTAAGGGTAATAATTGTTCCAAACATCCAACCATGAAGTCTTAATGTACTCTTAAGTTCCATTTTGTTAACATCGATCTTATTATCAAGTTCATTAAATTTAGTATCAATCTTGGTGTTAAGATTATTCTCAACAGTGTCTATCTTATTATCCAGGTCTTTAATGTCAGATTTTAATTCATTTCTGACTGTATCAACCTTATTATCAAGTTCATTGAATTTAGTATCAATCTTGATGTTAAGATTATTCTCTACAGTATCTATTTTAGTATCTAGATCTCTAATATCAGATTTTAATTCACTTCTAACATAATCTATTTTGGTATCCAGATCTTTAATGTCAGATTTTAATTCATTTCTGACTGTATCAACCTTATTATCAAGCTCATTAAATTTAGTATCAATCTTAGTGTTAAGATTATTTTCAACAGTATCAATCTTATTATCCAGGTCTTTAATGTCAGATTTTAAGGTTGTCTCAACCCTTTGAATTTCAGCTTGTAAAAGTGCTTCAACTTTTTCAAGCTTAAGGTTAAAAGTAGTCTCTAAATACTCAATATCCTTGTGTGTAAGTTCATTTTTATAATATCTATAAGATAAATCAATAGCAATATCTCTATTTATACCAGCTCTAGTAAGTTCAGCTATGACCATTTGTTGAGTAATTACTGGTTGAGCAAATCCCATGGAAGTCTCCTTATATAATTATTATATAATATTTTAACGGTTATAGGAACCTTATATTAATAAAATGTGATTTAAGAGGGTTCTTAACTATAACATAAAGTATTTAGTCTATTTTTTTATCTTATAAAAAACTCAAATGTAGTCTTACCGTTAATATGTTGTTAAAGGATAGCTATCAATACTATTTAGACCTGAGCATTATTACAGATAGTAAAAAAGGAAAACTCTTCTCTTTATGAGATTTGTTTTCCTCAAATAACTTTATTTAGTTATGTACGTTTTATTGATAATTCTTTATTGTTGCTGTCCATTAACTGTTGCATCTGCAGGTATAGTAGCTTCTGCAGATTTATCTTCTTGTGTAACTGTAGCAAGAGCATTACTTATTGTTCTTAAACCACTATCAACAGTATTTCTTATTGCTATTATTAGAGTACTTAAAGTCTTACCAACAGCATTAGCTGCTATTCCATTGACTGCATTGGCAGATTTCTCTTCATTGCTCTTAGCAGCAAATTTACCATCCTTAGCCATAGCTCGCAGTGCAATACCCGCAGCAATAACAGCATCCTTTTTTGCTGCATTTTTAATTTCTTTTTTATCATCTTCTTTTTTAGCAGCAGCAATACTTGCAGCATCTGTCGCCGCCTCAATATTTTTACTATTATCAGCAGTCTCTCCAGATCTAGCAATAGCTTGCAAGATGTCAGCCCCAGTTACAGCTCCGATTGAAGCACTAGCCTTAGCAGCTTCAGTTTCAGTACCACTATCCTTCTTTTCAAATAATTTTCCAATATCCTTTTTATCATCCCCTGTTTTAGTAGCACCTGCATTACCCTTATCTTTTAAAACCACATCAACAATAGTCTTAATTCCTTTAACAAGAGCGTTGACACTTTCAGCATCTGCAGGTGCAGGATCCTGGCCGCTATCTTTAGTAGCACCACCAATTTTATCATCACCAGTAGCCCCTTTAGCAGCTTCCTTTGCTCCTGCTGCGATCTTGTCTAATGTGTTAGTGATAAAGGTATCAACAACTGTTTTAAGTTTTGAGTAATTCCCATTCTTAGCAACTTGATCTTGTAACTTCTTTTTAACAGATGTCATAGTTGTTTCAATAGAAGTGAAATAGTTACCAATGTCAGATTTCTTAGTCTCAGCATTAATGCCAAAAGCCCCAGTAACCATATCAGAAAGAGAAGTAAAAACATCTAAGAACCCTTTACCCAAATTAGCAATAGAGTTTAAGAATGTGATTTTAGGATCCTCAGCACTAGTACTGCCACTACCACAACTGAGAAGTAAAAATAAAGTCAAAAATAACGCACATAAAGTAATTCTTTTCATTATCACGTGCCTCCTTATTACCTCAAAGGGGCAAAAA contains:
- a CDS encoding variable large family protein encodes the protein MKRITLCALFLTLFLLLSCGSGSTSAEDPKITFLNSIANLGKGFLDVFTSLSDMVTGAFGINAETKKSDIGNYFTSIETTMTSVKKKLQDQVAKNGNYSKLKTVVDTFITNTLDKIAAGAKEAAKGATGDDKIGGATKDSGQDPAPADAESVNALVKGIKTIVDVVLKDKGNAGATKTGDDKKDIGKLFEKKDSGTETEAAKASASIGAVTGADILQAIARSGETADNSKNIEAATDAASIAAAKKEDDKKEIKNAAKKDAVIAAGIALRAMAKDGKFAAKSNEEKSANAVNGIAANAVGKTLSTLIIAIRNTVDSGLRTISNALATVTQEDKSAEATIPADATVNGQQQ
- the bdr gene encoding Bdr family repetitive protein — its product is MGFAQPVITQQMVIAELTRAGINRDIAIDLSYRYYKNELTHKDIEYLETTFNLKLEKVEALLQAEIQRVETTLKSDIKDLDNKIDTVENNLNTKIDTKFNELDNKVDTVRNELKSDIKDLDTKIDYVRSELKSDIRDLDTKIDTVENNLNIKIDTKFNELDNKVDTVRNELKSDIKDLDNKIDTVENNLNTKIDTKFNELDNKIDVNKMELKSTLRLHGWMFGTIITLNIGIFLTLMTIVYSLLNK